One part of the Coffea eugenioides isolate CCC68of chromosome 10, Ceug_1.0, whole genome shotgun sequence genome encodes these proteins:
- the LOC113750315 gene encoding wall-associated receptor kinase-like 1: MGSKCLFSSLLILLAWIITFPICPTTGASLAKPGCSDSCGNVLIPYPFGLSRRCAVNQSYIIICNSSKPYLSNLNLEVLNISLENQTVTVNSSLASFCNADQAQRNGSSTSWISSDLAGTPFFYSQIYNKMMLFGCGNSVLNQADNKILSGCTSTCEFNASDLATNSSSRCYGVNCCETIIPFYLSKYNLNFRGSRFNRSGQCSTTFLVDQNWLPEKFSESLQFIPVVLAWTLSQADATAVVNCTYVSGSFYLDSGEHVENFVCAFCGSDINPYLQSECGSPRFKTNVKAAVLIGVFISIGVLFLIAASFAVYKLVKRRRNKRIRNKFFKRNGGLLLQRQLSADDSVIKRTRIFKENELAKASDQFSEDRILGRGGQGTVYKGMLTDGKIVAIKKSMKVDESQLEPFINEVVILSQVNHRNVVKLLGCCLETEVPLLVYEFIPNGTLSSLIHNHIDDEFPFTWNFRLRIAGEIAGALAYLHSAISIPIYHRDIKSSNILLDEKYIAKVSDFGTSRSIGADKTHLTTLVKGTFGYLDPEYFQSSQFTEKSDVYSFGVVLVELLTRKKPISSSESEEDGNLNLATRFSTMMDENRLDSILDCQLLDESIKEEVISVAKLAQRCLDSNGKNRPTMKEVAIELENIRRAANGSTVHSQVFEKGECESVFLADTTTSWTTENDSNRLAPDACPLLLCDTI; the protein is encoded by the exons ATGGGTTCAAAATGCTTATTCTCCTCTCTACTGATCTTGTTAGCTTGGATCATCACCTTTCCTATATGCCCAACAACTGGAGCATCATTAGCTAAGCCAGGATGCAGTGATTCCTGTGGCAATGTTCTCATCCCCTACCCATTCGGGCTGAGTCGTCGCTGCGCTGTCAATCAATCATACATCATAATTTGCAATTCTTCCAAGCCATATCTAAGCAACCTCAATCTTGAAGTGTTGAACATATCGTTAGAAAACCAAACAGTCACAGTAAATTCCTCGTTAGCTAGTTTTTGCAACGCTGATCAAGCCCAGAGAAATGGTAGCAGCACCAGCTGGATTAGCTCCGATCTTGCCGGAACCCCTTTCTTCTACTCACAAATATACAACAAAATGATGCTTTTTGGGTGTGGAAATTCTGTACTAAATCAAGCAGACAACAAGATCTTGTCCGGTTGCACGTCCACTTGTGAATTCAACGCTTCTGATCTAGCAACTAATAGTTCATCGAGGTGTTATGGGGTGAATTGTTGTGAAACAATAATTCCTTTCTACCTCTCAAAATACAATCTGAATTTCAGGGGTTCAAGATTCAACAGATCAGGACAGTGCTCAACTACGTTTTTGGTGGATCAAAACTGGTTACCAGAGAAATTTTCAGAATCCTTGCAATTTATTCCGGTTGTTTTGGCCTGGACTCTATCACAAGCTGATGCGACCGCCGTTGTTAATTGTACTTACGTCAGTGGCTCTTTTTACTTGGATTCCGGGGAACATGTGGAAAATTTTGTATGTGCATTTTGCGGCTCAGATATCAATCCATACCTACAATCAGAATGCGGCAGCCCTA GATTTAAGACGAACGTGAAAGCAGCTGTACTTATTG GTGTTTTTATAAGCATAGGTGTTTTATTTCTCATAGCTGCTAGTTTTGCCGTGTACAAACTagtaaagagaagaagaaacaaaaggatCAGGAATAAGTTTTTTAAAAGAAATGGAGGTCTTTTATTACAGCGGCAATTATCTGCTGATGATAGTGTCATTAAAAGAACAAGGATTTTCAAAGAAAATGAGTTGGCCAAGGCCAGTGACCAATTCAGTGAAGATCGAATACTTGGAAGAGGCGGGCAAGGAACAGTTTACAAAGGAATGCTAACCGATGGAAAAATTGTGGCAATCAAAAAGTCAATGAAGGTGGATGAAAGCCAGTTAGAACCATTCATCAATGAGGTTGTCATTCTTTCACAAGTCAATCACAGGAATGTGGTAAAACTACTAGGCTGTTGCTTAGAGACAGAAGTTCCTTTATTGGTATATGAATTCATTCCTAATGGAACTCTCTCTAGCCTCATTCATAATCATATCGATGATGAGTTCCCTTTCACTTGGAACTTCAGATTAAGAATAGCAGGTGAAATAGCAGGAGCATTGGCATATCTACACTCGGCAATCTCAATTCCTATCTACCATAGAGATATCAAGTCAAGCAACATACTTCTGGATGAAAAGTACATAGCCAAGGTATCAGATTTTGGAACTTCAAGATCCATCGGAGCTGATAAAACTCATCTAACTACACTCGTTAAAGGAACTTTTGGCTACTTGGATCCGGAATACTTTCAGTCAAGCCAATTTACAGAGAAAAGTGATGTCTATAGTTTTGGGGTTGTTCTTGTTGAGCTCTTGACAAGAAAAAAGCCCATATCATCGTCTGAATCAGAAGAAGATGGTAACTTAAATTTGGCCACAAGGTTTTCAACGATGATGGATGAAAATCGTCTTGACAGTATTCTTGATTGTCAACTTCTAGATGAGAGCATTAAGGAAGAGGTTATTTCTGTTGCTAAACTGGCTCAAAGATGCCTAGACTCAAATGGGAAAAACAGGCCAACTATGAAGGAAGTAGCCATTGAGTTAGAAAACATTAGAAGGGCGGCAAATGGTTCAACTGTTCACAGCCAAGTGTTCGAGAAAGGAGAGTGTGAATCTGTTTTTTTAGCTGATACTACAACTTCGTGGACAACCGAAAATGATAGCAATAGGTTAGCTCCAGATGCCTGTCCACTATTGCTATGTGATACAATTTAA